The genomic region GACCAGATGTTGAAGCGACGTCTCAGTTTCTTCAAGGCAATCGTGAAGGTAGGCCGCCGCCAACACGTCGGGCTCGGAGTAGCCATAGTCTTTAAGAATTTCGACTACGTTTTCGAGATGCGAGATGGTTGGAACACCATCGAGATTGCGCAGCCGTGATCCGTGCTTTTGCTGCGCAAACATCCGCGCCGTCTCGACTTTGCTATTGGCGATAACTATCACGCATCACCTCGATCGCAGAAAGCCGGTCCCTTAGACGCTTATCATGTCCAAAAGTTCCGCGTGCAGCCTTGTTCAATAGGCAATGCGAGTGGATTTAAGATACACAAACCGATTAGCCCGCTGCCTAGCGTACCGGGTCAAATGTTCGCGGTGGCGCTCGCCGTAATGGGATAAGTCCACCAGCGCTTGCGCCACTTCCTCATCGAGCCCGTCGTAGTCGAAGGCAGGCTGCATAGCGACCGTCTCTTCCACGATGTGCTTTCGAATTTCGAGCAGCATATGCGTCGTCGTTTCGTCGTGCTGAGCGTCTTCGATTTGCTTGCGAGCTGGTGACATTCGCGCTTCCTTCGTTGATAGCGTTCCCCATTTGTTCTATCTGCGATCCATGGGCAGACGCAAGGGCGAAATGCGCAGTCATCACATCGATAGTAGTTGGCCGTATCAGGTGGCGTTGCGCGCTGATGTGACGACGGGAAAAGCTCACGATGTGGTGCGCTCGTTCTGCAAGGACCTGTCACTCTCGCCGCGCGGGCATTCGTTCCACCGTGACGACCAGTCGTTCAATGTGTGGTGCTTCGCTGAAGAGGAACACGCGCTGAAATTTATCGCGCGGTTTGGCGGGGAAATGATTGCTGTGGAGGATAGGCCGAAGTGGCCAGGAGCTAAGGGGCGAAAGACGCCGAATCGACGTCGATAGTTTCGTTATTCGTTGAGGTCCGCCGATTTCGTATCACCTTGGTCGTCACTCGGGACGGCCGGCCGGAGCGACGGACAGGGGCTGTGAGAACGGTGATGGCTTTGTTTACGGCCTCAATCGCGTCTGCGAGCTGTTCTTTGTAAGCTTCTACATTCTCGGAATCTAATTCAAGGATGCCAAAGTTGGGATTCGCTATATCATCGTTCAACCTGTCCTGAGCGACAAGATTACTGACCAACGAATACGCCGCGATCACGTAATCAATTTGATAGGGCTGTAGCCTGCCTATTTCGTGTCTCAAGCTTTCGTAAATCTCCGTCCGCGGCTTCGTTCTCATGAGTATGGCTGGCTCTTCGTCAAGGTCGTCAAATTGATCTCTGTAGTATTCCAAATCCGCGAGACATGCGTTTTTCAGTTCGCCCGCAAGCGCTGCGGCTACTGTGTTGCGCTTGTGTTTGATCTCTCTTTTATGCGCGCGTCGCTGCAAATATCCATTGCCTAGCAGACCAAGGAAAACGCCAACGAAAGCCAGACTGCCCACGATCAACGGCTGGTAGTCGTGGACTTCCTTCCAATCGATATTTTCAAACATGTTATTTAAGCCTATCCGGAAGCGCTTCTGCGCCAAAAACGTGGCGGATCACACTCGGTATGCTTCGGTAGCTCACAAAATCTGCTCAGGCCTGTACCCAAGCGCGGCGTTCCACGCGATGTTGATTTTTCTACCATCGACTTTAACGAGGCAGCCCGGCAAGCGTTGGCACAAGCTCGCGTCCAGTCGTTCGGCTAGCTCGTTGATGTCGTGATGAGCGCCGGCCGGGATCTCGATGGTGAGAAGTGCGATCCGACTTACGTAGCCGTCTCCGCCGGCGAGGGTTTGAAGGTAGCGATCCAAATCCTCGCGCTCGAACCCGCTGCGGCTCGCACTCAACTTCACCTTTTTTAGCGTGCCATCTTTCGCGAGCCGATCGACCTGACGAAGGCTCAGCCTCAAGACCTCAGCGACCTCGGCTCGTGTCACGTGCTCTGGAAGAGGCTTGTTCATGTTCGCGAGGATCCGCGAGTCGCAGACCACCGACAAGGGTCGCTTTGTCGAGACACCAGCGAGACACGCCGAACGTATCGACGATCGCGCATCTTCGGCTAACTTATTGATTTAATTGACGCGCCAGCGGGCCCCACAGGCTGCAGGCTTCCCGCCGCGCTCTGGGCGAATAT from Hyphomicrobium sp. MC1 harbors:
- a CDS encoding AlpA family transcriptional regulator, which encodes MNKPLPEHVTRAEVAEVLRLSLRQVDRLAKDGTLKKVKLSASRSGFEREDLDRYLQTLAGGDGYVSRIALLTIEIPAGAHHDINELAERLDASLCQRLPGCLVKVDGRKINIAWNAALGYRPEQIL